The following are encoded together in the Daucus carota subsp. sativus chromosome 5, DH1 v3.0, whole genome shotgun sequence genome:
- the LOC108223859 gene encoding uncharacterized protein LOC108223859, whose product MQIMLQYPLLFPLGNEGFHLHIPLQSPKKPKKGAEHDDVDACEPKHRETVSHKEYYSYKIMIRASEVLPFTLLHVWVDAFTAMEQYRLDWVSRHLNTIRADLYHGCLAEG is encoded by the exons TTGCAATACCCTTTGTTATTTCCCCTTGGGAATGAAGGATTCCATCTGCATATTCCTCTTCAGAGTCCGAAGAAACCAAAGAAGGGAGCTGAGCATGATGATGTTGATGCTTGCGAGCCTAAACACAGGGAGACAGTCTCTCATAAAGAGTACTATTCCTACAAGATTATGATTCGTGCCTCGGAAg TCTTACCCTTCACCTTGCTGCACGTTTGGGTGGATGCTTTCACCGCAATGGAGCAGTATAGATTGGATTGGGTATCTAGGCATCTAAATACTATACGTGCTGATCTTTACCATGGTTGCCTTGCGGAAGGGTGA